Below is a window of Bactrocera tryoni isolate S06 unplaced genomic scaffold, CSIRO_BtryS06_freeze2 scaffold_7, whole genome shotgun sequence DNA.
ATTCCGGGACTAGTCTCGATGTGGAACAATTGAGTATTAATTAGTCTCAAACGGGTATAATTGGAGATCAATTAGTCTCAATTAATCCCTATCGGGTACTATTGGGAAAAAAGTTAGAATTTTGGCAAAAATACTTTCataaatttcaaagcaaagTTACTGAATTTCCTTCCATTCAATTATCATAAcctattacatttaaaaaaaaccataaGTAATGAATTTCGTACATGTCTTTGCACTAGCAAGAGGCGGTGTACAAAAACATTGAAACTTTttacaaactgaaaaatttttataagaaattgtaATCAGAACGAAAGATAATTGAACTATCTCCATTTTCATATGCGTTaacattgtatatttttaaacatgctTATAAAACAAAGCCCATGCTAACAACATTTTGTATTTCGACATGTACTTTTGACTtgcataaaacaataaatatagccTTGAagcatttacaaaataaatgaatttttttttaattcattatggATTAGAAGATAATTAAACTATCTTTCTTTTAGTatacattaacattaacaatttccaaacatttttatgaaaaatagctttttctaacagaattttatatttcaatcatGTACGTATTTGACTTAAGAGCGGCATTCAAATGTAGACTTCCGTGATGATActtggtttttaataaaatctggATCTGTAAAAGCATTGATAATAGATTCAAGAGCAACAATATAATCCACCAATAAATGCTTACTTAAAAAAACCAACATACCTTATTATCAAATCCCCTGCAGAACGTTCCAGACTCTGATAAAATAACCAACTGTTGCGCCGGCTATCACATCTGTTGGTTGCTTATGTGATTAGACGTAGAACAAAACAGTTGCATGCTGCAATAAttcataatataattaatttattgtgaGATTTACACaactatatttcaataaaaacttacCAATTGCTTCATTTGGTTGTTTATCTGCACTTCTGCGACTATGTTTACATTTAAATACAGTGTTGTTAAGTTAGGGAAATTTCCCTTTTTTTGTGCTACTTACAAACAAAGGGGAAATTTCATCGATGTACTTTTTCTTAAATATCGTCGAGCTAAATGATATAACctaaaagataaatatttaagaCGTTTGGAGATTTGATTTTAATACCTACATTTCGATTCGAAGTGAAATTTAGGTTATAATGATTAATAACCTGATGTTAGAAACAATTAATATGCAAGAGAATATTTTCGCTATACACGAAATCTCAATCTTTGTACTTTTTGTATCACTTATGGTTCAaagaaatgattatttataaTAGCTTTTTCTTCAATAAGAAGATACAATACTGCTTTAAGTAAAAGCCTGGATATTAGGCATGCTGTCAATTATTCTCTAAGCATAGACCTTTGTTTCTGCAAATATTTAGTAAGCTGTAGATCTGAGCAAAGCTTGTATTTTATAAGCATATTAtcatttttaacaattattgATTTGGATTTAAAACCACTCAAGccaattcattttgaaaattgtgaGCCTTTTCAACCTAAGCTCGAAAATGTCTTACGTAGTtaacaaataaatgtatgtatcgAGATAGTTCCAAGGCAGTACTATCGATAATATTTCCCGTATAATCGGTAATGTGCGGCCACTAGTTTTGCAACAGatgatttttaaaaagttagaagtgcgaaaagtgaaaattgaaaatctgTTTGGCTAAATCaacattattaaaacaaataaaagaaaaaaggagTAGCAGCAAAGTGAGAAAAGGAGTTTTTGTACAAGATGAGTAAGGTAAGCAAGCGTCACCTAAGGAGAATAATAAGTAGGGAAAGAAAAAAGAATCGTAAAAAGTTAAGACTAGGTAGAAATTACGCTGTGTCGACCGTGTCCACTGCTAGGATTGCTGGAAATGTAGAGGAGGTTCTACCATATGTGCCAAGTCGCTCAGTGGAAGTCCCATTTCagcagaaattgaaaatgtggtCAATTCGTAATAAAATAAGCCACAAAAGCCTTTCTGAACTGCTTGCACTTCTTGCAgcagaaaatattaaagtacCTAAAAGTGCACAATCTCTATTAAGAAATAAGCCCCAGTTAATGGTGCAAAATATGAGCCCGggacttttttgtaattttggcaTTAAGGCGCAGCTATATAAAATTGGGGAAAAATTGCTTGATTATAACACCATAATTGcagatattcattttttttatggaaacaattactaatttttctttttttcttgagcatttcaaaaaatatggaGCACCAAATCCCAAAACGTCGACCACAGCAATTCCAATGAAAAAGGCAAGATGTAGGTATTCATCATTTAACAATTATAATCCGTAattcataaaaacttaaaacaaactTTGCTTTACAGATGGCATTGACACTGCCCACCTTGGACAAAACATTAGTGTATCCAGTGAATGCACTATAGGTGAAGACATCTTCGAAAATGTATTTAGAAAACTACTATTACACttaaaatgccttaatttttaGAATCACGTGGGATCAGCGTTTCAACGTCGGCCACTAAATATACCAATGGTAAATTCTTTTAGTAAtagtaaatttgaatttgtatGTTCGTCTATGATTCGATAATCTGTACTCTGgagcatttaaatttattgttttagaaTCCAACCAAGGCGTGTTTGAAGTTGTTTGCTGCAGCCACTGCAACACGTTTGAAAAGCAGTTACAGGATATTGGCAAAAAATTAGACGACCTGCAATTGATAGTCGAAGCACAGAATACTGCTATAATGGATGCAATAGCGGTCCAAAAGGTGGCGACTGAGCAATTGATTCGCcaagaatcaaaaaatgcacCCATCACAAAATATTTCCCAATAAGTGACGTCCCAGAAATGCATCAGTTGGAGGAAAAAATTACCCATACTAACAGAGatgtatatgtaagttaatttgATATATAGATTTATATCATAGCTcagtttacaaatattatttaaacatattttataggaaTCTGCGATGTCTGCTATATTATGCAACAATCTCAGAAATATAAGGCTGCTGTTAAATAAGGACGTCATAGCGTCAATAAACGTGGATGGTTCACATGGAAAGATAAGCTTAAAATCTTTCCCAAATTTTTATGCTTCATTGACTGGTAAGATAAATATTCCATACCATtgttttacacatatgtatgtttttatttcaagttAAATTAAATCTTCTTTTCATTTAGGAGCCATTGCCAAATTACCATTTAAGGGATTGTCGCCGGAGGAAGCGCTGCGCAAAGCCATTGCTTTCGAAAAAGCTAAATGCTTTAAGAAAGCTTATcgacaaaaaaagaagaattctGCATCTTAAACTACTACCCctctaattgtttttttttttttttaatataaaactgcAATAGTACAAAGTTGTAGTATTTCAGACTTTAAATTCTGACTTCTTAT
It encodes the following:
- the LOC120781864 gene encoding uncharacterized protein LOC120781864 isoform X2; translated protein: MSKHFKKYGAPNPKTSTTAIPMKKARYGIDTAHLGQNISVSSECTIESRGISVSTSATKYTNESNQGVFEVVCCSHCNTFEKQLQDIGKKLDDLQLIVEAQNTAIMDAIAVQKVATEQLIRQESKNAPITKYFPISDVPEMHQLEEKITHTNRDVYESAMSAILCNNLRNIRLLLNKDVIASINVDGSHGKISLKSFPNFYASLTGAIAKLPFKGLSPEEALRKAIAFEKAKCFKKAYRQKKKNSAS
- the LOC120781864 gene encoding uncharacterized protein LOC120781864 isoform X1, which codes for METITNFSFFLEHFKKYGAPNPKTSTTAIPMKKARYGIDTAHLGQNISVSSECTIESRGISVSTSATKYTNESNQGVFEVVCCSHCNTFEKQLQDIGKKLDDLQLIVEAQNTAIMDAIAVQKVATEQLIRQESKNAPITKYFPISDVPEMHQLEEKITHTNRDVYESAMSAILCNNLRNIRLLLNKDVIASINVDGSHGKISLKSFPNFYASLTGAIAKLPFKGLSPEEALRKAIAFEKAKCFKKAYRQKKKNSAS